In the Cellvibrio sp. KY-GH-1 genome, GGATAGATAAAATGCCGCGCTCTTTTAGCAATTGCGTGAGCGTAGGGCCGGGAATATATTCGGTGAGGTAATACAAACAAGAGCGCGCTTCCGACGCGGGAATGACCCGCACTACTGCCGGGCTGTGAATGCGTGCACCTATCCAGGCTTCCATCACAAAGCGCTCAATAAAGGCTTTATCGTCCTGATAAAGTTCGGACGGCGTTTTCATCACCAGCAAATGATTTTTTTCATCTTCGACCAGGTAAACCTGGCTGCGGGTTGATTCGTGCATAATTTTTTTGATGCGCAAACCATCAAGGTTTTGCCCCGGAGACAACACGGGTGGAAAAGGCAGGCGCGACAGCACTTGCACGGCGTCATCCTGCCCGGCAGTGCCTAAATTTTCTACGCGCAAAGCCTGAATACTTAAATTGTCTTCGCTGTTGTGATGCAACGCGAGGGGTAATGCCTGGTTCACTAAGTCATCCAGATTTTCGCGCTGGCTAAGAATCAGGTTTTTGAATTCTTGTGCCGGAATAGCTTCATGAATGCCATCGCTGGATAAAATAAAAATATCCCCGCGCTGCAATTCGAAGCTATGCATATCCACTTCTAAATAGGGATCCGCGCCCATTGCACGGCTTAAATGTGTGGTGTGTTTGTCTATGCGCTGAGTGTGGTCGCGCGTAAGCAGCTCGAGGTTGTTATCGCGCAAACGATAAACGCGGGTGTCGCCTACGTGAAAAATAAAAGCGGTGTCACCTTTTAATATCAGCGCAGAAAATGTCGTGAGGTAGCCTTCGCCGTAAATAGAGTTTTGGCTGCGTCCCCACAAGCTGGAATTTAAACTTTGGATAACACGCACGGCGGATTGTTGTGTGCGCCAGGTATCTGGTGTGGCGTAGTAGTCGCTGAGAAAACCCGCAATAGCGGTTTGACTGGCTTCACGCGCAGCCTTGCTGCTACTAACGCCATCGGCAATGGCAACTGCTATGCCTTTGGTGGTGAGTAAATTACCTTCGGGAATGCGAGCACCTACAGTGTCCTGATTCTCTGGCTTGCGTCCAGCTTCGCTTTTTTGTGCAAAGGAAATATGCAGAACTGATTGCAGGTGATCCATATTTTTTGTCTTTTACAAGAAGGTTTTTTAAAAAATGTAGGGGCGCAATTTATTGGGCGTGATAAATCACACCCCTGCGGATATCACACCATGTAGGGGCGCAATTTATTGCGCCCTGATATTTATTGCGCCCTAATTTATTCGCCCGATAAAAACTGTATTCGGAAAAAGCAAAGGGCGTGATAAATCACGCCCCCAGGGTTCACTATTGCGCTTTCGTAATTAACTTACTTCAATTTTGTGCAAAGAGCCATCTTCATTCACTTCTACCACATGGCCTTTAGGTTCTTTCAGGAACTGTACAAACACCAGTCCAATCGCTGCGGCGCCTGCGAGCATGTAGAAGAATGATTGAATATCGATAAAGGTATTCATGGTCAGGAAAAACAGCGCACCGGTGTTGCCGTAAGCACCGGCAAGGCCAGCGATTTGGCCGGTCATACGACGTTTGATCAGTGGCACTACCGCGAATACCGCACCGCAACCGGCTTGTACAAACAACGAGCAAACAAATACTGCCGCAAAGGCAACGTACAGCGGCCAGCTGGCATTGATTTGTGACAACAGCAAATAACCAGCAGTTACACCGGCCAGAATCAAGGTCATGCTGAAACGGCGACCGAATTTATCGCTCACCCAACCGCCACCGGGGCGTGCCACCAGGTTCATAAACGCGAAGGAACCGCCGAGCATCGCTGCCTGGGTGACGCTCAGACCAGTGAATGTCGTCATAAAGAAGGCTGGCAATACTGATACCACGGCAATTTCAGAACCGAAGGTCGCAAGGTAAGCCCAGCTTAAAATCGCCACTTGCTTGAATTCGTATTTGTCGTGTTCAGCGGCACCGTTTTTCAACATGTCTTTGTTCACGCGATAAATTTGCGAGAATTGGAAAGCAAACAAACCGATCAGCACGACATAAAGTATGTAAGTGGTTGCTTGACTCAGCAGCCCTAAATTGGTGGGCGACATTTTCCACGCAAGTACCGCTAGGATCAGGTACATAGGCACGTTCATCATGACGTAGAACACGAAATCTTTTTTGCTGGTTACTTCCAAACCGCCGGATTTTTTTGGTTTGAAATAAGTAGAACCTTTCGGGGTATTACGCACGGTCAAATAGAAAGCCACACCGTAAACCATCGCAATAATTGCGGCGGTGATCATCGCATAGCGCCAGCCATCAACGCCGCCAAAAACGTGGATCGCTAAAAATGGAAGGGTGAAACCTGCAGCAGCGGCACCGAAGTTACCCCAGCCACCGTAAACACCTTCTGCCAGGCCAACCTGACGCGCCGGGAACCACTCGCTCACTAAACGGATTCCAATAACGAAGCCAGCGCCTACAAAACCTAACAGGAAGCGGAACAGCGCCAATTGCTCGTAGGTTTGTGCGGTAGCAAAAGCGATTAACACCGCACCCGAGAGAATCAACAACACTGAATAAATTGCACGTGGACCAAATTTATCCACCAAGCTGCCCACTACAATTCGTGCGGGAATGGTTAGCGCTACGTTCAGGGTTAACAGTGCCGCCCATTGTTGTGGCGTCATATTGAAAGAGGCGGTGATCAGCGGCTTGAGCGGTGGCAAGCTGAACCACATAACAAAGGTAAGAAAAAACGCAAACCAGGTGAAGTGCAAGGTTGCGACGGATTTGTTGGAGAAATCCAGCAGGTTTAAACGATGTGAGCTCATGGCATGGGTTCCGGCAAATTATTCAGCATCAGCAGAGGATGCACCGCGATAACACAGGGGGCCGCTCTGCAGTAGGAAGCTCGATGGCTTCTGGCAGGGGTTCTGCAACGGCTATGCCAAGCTTTTAGTCAATGCGTGGAATGACGTAATTGGTGCGCTAAAAACGCGCTCTTCTAACCAGCAGGTGTATTTGGGTGCAGAAATAGTTATTTGGTGTGCGCCAAATAAACGCCTGAAAATCAATATTTGATTCCGAATGGTGCAGTTGTGGTGCTGATAACAGCTCTGCCCCGTTTTGGCGAGCAAAAGTGTGTCGTTGAGAATAGATGATCAGTGTCTTGCCAGTTGATGAAGCAGTTGTGCGCAGGGCTAGCATATCTCCTGCCGATAAACTCCGGTATTTTCAGGGGTTTCCGCAAAGAAGATAACCAAAAGTGTGCGAGCTTGGTGTTCGAATTTGCGCTTTTTTGGGTGAGTGTAATGGTGCATGGTGCTCGATTGGTGTGCTTTCCTGTGCCTTTTTTGCCGAAGTTTTAATCTGGTGCATAAAAAATGTGAGTAAAGATAACAGGGTTCGCTGTTGTGGCTTGGATATTGCTGTTTGCGCCTCATAAGTTAACAGTGAGGCTCTGGTGATGAGTGAAAATAGTGCAAAACTGAATGTGTTTTCGTTTGTGGGTAAAACAAGGATCCTGCACCTGACCTGGGTCGCCTTCTTTATTACCTTTATCGTGTGGTTTAACCATGCGCCCTTATTGCTTGCAATCCAAAGTACCTTTGGCTTAACCGAACAGCAAATCAAAACCCTGCTGATTCTCAACGTTGCCCTGACTATTCCCGCGCGGATTGTTGTGGGCATGCTGGTGGACTCTTTTGGCCCGCGCAACGTTTATTCCTTGCTGTTAATCGTCACCGGCTTCCTGTGTTTATTTTTCTCGCTCGCTACCAGCTTTGAAACTCTGGCACTCGCGCGTTTTTTATTGGGTTTTGTGGGCGCGGGTTTTGTGATTGGCATTCGCATGATTAGTGAGTGGTTTCCTGCACGCCAAATGGGGTTGGCGGAAGGAATTTATAAAGGCCTGGGCAATATCGGCTCGGCCGCTGCTGCAATCAGCCTGCCGACCATTGCACTGCTCGTGGGTGGGGATGATGGCTGGCGCTATGCCACGGGCCTGACCGGTTTAATCGCCTTCGTGTATGCCTTTATTTATTATTTTTCGGTGACCGATACTCCTGCGGGGTCCACCTATTTCAAGCCGAATAAATCGGGCGGATTGGAAGTGACCAGCAAAAAAGATTTTGTCTTGTACCTGCTGGTGAATATTCCTATGTACGGCGCACTTGCGCTGCTCGCGTGGAAAGTGAATACACTCGGTTTAATTACCGCAACCACTATGTACGTGATAGATGCTGTGCTAGTGGCGATCTTTTTATTACAGTGCCGCAAAATTTATAGCTTGAACCAACAGTTGTTTAGCAAGCCGGTTGATAAGTTGCAGCAATATAAATTCAAGCAGGTGGCGATTTTAAGTCTCGCCTATGCGGTGACCTTTGGTTCTGAACTGGCGGTA is a window encoding:
- a CDS encoding bifunctional protein-serine/threonine kinase/phosphatase, whose protein sequence is MDHLQSVLHISFAQKSEAGRKPENQDTVGARIPEGNLLTTKGIAVAIADGVSSSKAAREASQTAIAGFLSDYYATPDTWRTQQSAVRVIQSLNSSLWGRSQNSIYGEGYLTTFSALILKGDTAFIFHVGDTRVYRLRDNNLELLTRDHTQRIDKHTTHLSRAMGADPYLEVDMHSFELQRGDIFILSSDGIHEAIPAQEFKNLILSQRENLDDLVNQALPLALHHNSEDNLSIQALRVENLGTAGQDDAVQVLSRLPFPPVLSPGQNLDGLRIKKIMHESTRSQVYLVEDEKNHLLVMKTPSELYQDDKAFIERFVMEAWIGARIHSPAVVRVIPASEARSCLYYLTEYIPGPTLTQLLKERGILSILDAVELTEGLIRGIRAFHRKETLHQDLKPDNIVISGKGPMIVDFGSCWVAGVQEAGTPFTRDNILGTLDYSAPEYRYGGSASEASDQFSLAVLLYEMLTGKLPYGSAYSKAMDLKSFQNLSYISAMKHNPLVPYWLDKALEKALSINPAHRYEALSEWLQDLKRPNPNWLSPRAQPLMETHPDKVWKFLAITGWIAAAIAFLSRH
- a CDS encoding MFS transporter — protein: MSENSAKLNVFSFVGKTRILHLTWVAFFITFIVWFNHAPLLLAIQSTFGLTEQQIKTLLILNVALTIPARIVVGMLVDSFGPRNVYSLLLIVTGFLCLFFSLATSFETLALARFLLGFVGAGFVIGIRMISEWFPARQMGLAEGIYKGLGNIGSAAAAISLPTIALLVGGDDGWRYATGLTGLIAFVYAFIYYFSVTDTPAGSTYFKPNKSGGLEVTSKKDFVLYLLVNIPMYGALALLAWKVNTLGLITATTMYVIDAVLVAIFLLQCRKIYSLNQQLFSKPVDKLQQYKFKQVAILSLAYAVTFGSELAVVSMLPMFFQNTFAIPVALAGVFGACFAAVDIASCPSGGWISDKFGRKKSLVILLIGAAIGFFVMSSITKDWPIAFAVGAMMCSSFFLGSAAGCVFAVVPLIRRSLTGQIAGIVGAYGNIGAVVFLTVFSFVSTPVFFLTIAASIAVTAMAAMLLDEPATKMFEVLPDGRVQMVEMH
- a CDS encoding MFS transporter, whose protein sequence is MSSHRLNLLDFSNKSVATLHFTWFAFFLTFVMWFSLPPLKPLITASFNMTPQQWAALLTLNVALTIPARIVVGSLVDKFGPRAIYSVLLILSGAVLIAFATAQTYEQLALFRFLLGFVGAGFVIGIRLVSEWFPARQVGLAEGVYGGWGNFGAAAAGFTLPFLAIHVFGGVDGWRYAMITAAIIAMVYGVAFYLTVRNTPKGSTYFKPKKSGGLEVTSKKDFVFYVMMNVPMYLILAVLAWKMSPTNLGLLSQATTYILYVVLIGLFAFQFSQIYRVNKDMLKNGAAEHDKYEFKQVAILSWAYLATFGSEIAVVSVLPAFFMTTFTGLSVTQAAMLGGSFAFMNLVARPGGGWVSDKFGRRFSMTLILAGVTAGYLLLSQINASWPLYVAFAAVFVCSLFVQAGCGAVFAVVPLIKRRMTGQIAGLAGAYGNTGALFFLTMNTFIDIQSFFYMLAGAAAIGLVFVQFLKEPKGHVVEVNEDGSLHKIEVS